In Mus musculus strain C57BL/6J chromosome 14, GRCm38.p6 C57BL/6J, the following are encoded in one genomic region:
- the Gulo gene encoding L-gulonolactone oxidase isoform X1: MVHGYKGVQFQNWAKTYGCSPEMYYQPTSVGEVREVLALARQQNKKVKVVGGGHSPSDIACTDGFMIHMGKMNRVLQVDKEKKQVTVEAGILLTDLHPQLDKHGLALSNLGAVSDVTVGGVIGSGTHNTGIKHGILATQVVALTLMKADGTVLECSESSNADVFQAARVHLGCLGVILTVTLQCVPQFHLLETSFPSTLKEVLDNLDSHLKKSEYFRFLWFPHSENVSIIYQDHTNKEPSSASNWFWDYAIGFYLLEFLLWTSTYLPRLVGWINRFFFWLLFNCKKESSNLSHKIFSYECRFKQHVQDWAIPREKTKEALLELKAMLEAHPKVVAHYPVEVRFTRGDDILLSPCFQRDSCYMNIIMYRPYGKDVPRLDYWLAYETIMKKFGGRPHWAKAHNCTRKDFEKMYPAFHKFCDIREKLDPTGMFLNSYLEKVFY; encoded by the exons ATG GTCCATGGGTACAAAGGGGTCCAGTTCCAAAACTGGGCGAAGACCTATGGCTGCAGTCCAGAGATGTACTACCAGCCCACATCAGTGGGGGAGGTCAGAGAG GTGCTGGCCCTGGCCCGGCAGCAGAACAAGAAAGTGAAGGTGGTGGGTGGCGGCCACTCGCCTTCAGACATCGCCTGCACCGATGGCTTCATGATTCACATGGGCAAGATGAACCGGGTTCTCCAG GTGGACAAGGAGAAGAAGCAGGTCACAGTGGAAGCCGGTATCCTCCTGACTGACCTGCACCCACAGCTGGACAAGCATGGCCTGGCCCTGTCTAA TCTGGGAGCCGTGTCTGATGTGACGGTTGGTGGCGTCATTGGGTCTGGAACACATAACACCGGGATCAAGCACGGTATCCTGGCCACCCAG GTGGTGGCCCTGACCCTGATGAAGGCTGATGGAACAGTTCTGGAATGTTCTGAGTCAAGTAATGCAGATGTGTTCCAGGCTGCAAGGGTGCACCTGGGCTGCCTGGGTGTTATCCTCACTGTCACCCTGCAGTGTGTGCCACAGTTCCACCTTCTGGAGACATCCTTTCCTTCGACCCTCAAGGAG GTCCTTGACAACCTGGACAGCCACCTGAAGAAGTCTGAGTACTTCCGCTTCCTCTGGTTTCCTCACAGTGAGAACGTCAGCATCATCTACCAAGATCACACCAACAAG GAGCCCTCCTCTGCATCTAACTGGTTTTGGGACTATGCCATTGGGTTCTACCTCCTGGAATTCTTGCTCTGGACCAG CACCTACCTGCCACGCCTCGTGGGCTGGATCAACCGCTTCTTCTTCTGGCTGCTGTTCAACTGCAAGAAGGAGAGCAGCAACCTCAGCCACAAGATCTTCTCCTACGAGTGTCGCTTCAAGCAGCATGTCCAAGACTGGGCCATCCCCAG GGAGAAGACCAAGGAGGCCCTGCTGGAGCTAAAGGCCATGCTGGAGGCCCACCCCAAGGTGGTAGCCCACTACCCCGTGGAGGTGCGCTTCACCCGAGGTGATGACATCCTGCTGAGCCCGTGCTTCCAGAGGGACAGCTGCTACATGAACATCATTATGTACAG GCCCTATGGGAAGGATGTGCCTCGGTTGGATTACTGGCTGGCCTATGAGACCATCATGAAGAAGTTTGGAGGCAGGCCCCACTGGGCAAAG GCCCACAATTGCACCAGGAAGGACTTTGAGAAAATGTACCCCGCCTTTCACAAGTTCTGTGACATCCGCGAGAAGCTGGACCCCACTGGAATGTTCTTGAATTCGTACCTGGAAAAGGTTTTCTACTAA